The nucleotide window ttttaaattatttaacataaatattatgaaaatacacagtttttgccgcgtatCAccgctttgtggaaccagctgcccactgaggTATTTCCGAACCCATTCAATCTAAGGTCCTTCATGAAAAGAGAGTACCGATTCTCGAAGATTGCCGAGGCCGGCAAGGCACTTACGAGTCTTCTggaaatgtgagtgtccatgggtagAGGTTTCACTTATCATCAgtagcctcctgcccgtttgccttctattacataaaaaaaactcaacaaGAATAGGTATGTGGCATGTATTACCAATAAATGATACGATGAAAAGGAATAAGAACCAGAACCACAGAATGACGTAGATCTTCTCGTGGATGATGTTAAGAGCCATAACACATAAAGCGTCATGCTGCTGAATGGACCCACTGGGACCATACTTGTGGAACACACATTTCGTTACCTGTTGATATTTAAACTAAGTTCATTTTAAagtgtgttttaaatattctatgttTGTTATAGACTACGTTGGAACACTGTaagaagttataaaaaatcctatataacctattaaaaatcatattaacattataaaaatcataagaaACCCATACAAGTTATTATAACAGtagaagtattaataattccACCATAatgattatgaatataatatataagtatttgattttttttaatatgaatagaTCTCCCAATAATTTTCACGGCTGACGCaataataagccttttttcatacaatttaaatacataacgaaaagaaaacgaaattattaaacaacacTAAACTATACTTGGTCTCAATTTATGATAGTTAATTGTACTTTTTAAGCACCACTGTACTTTAATCACCaaacgatttaattttatattataattaataagtaacaaTGGACTCGCGGCATGAGTGAGATGTTTCTCGCAGTTCGTGTAACTGAGTCATGCAGGCTCACCGcgtaatttcaataattaactaatttcaAGAAAGTGcaagagaaaaaattatattttttttgttcggAATTTCTGCCGAAATAAACTATTACTATTATGCTTTGACTACGAATTACCTTTGGAAATATAGTTTCTAATGGATTAGAAATGTCACCCCAACCACTGAAGCTCAGCACATTAAAACCCAAGCCAATGTAGCATCCATGCAAAAAAACATTGCTTAGCCATACTTCGAAAATTATGTGCATGAGATTTGCTACCTCCATTGTAACCAGCCAGTAAGACCAGGATCTGGTTATCTGTaatctaaaaaaactaaatatttgaaaaaagaaaatgttcgTCTTCTGACACTAGACAACTGTTGTATTATAgtcaaaacttaaattatatatctgtTCTATGCGATTATGTGGGAGATGGCGTCTCCCGCgatgttttgtaaaatatgtacCTTTTTAGAAagaactttttacattttgtaaatagtttactttatttatttatgtattttatcgtATCGTATAACGTGTTCTGGATTAGTAACAAACCCAATATACCTAAGATAttagtgattaaaaaaaagtattgtatCTGCCCCATCATGCATTGTGATGGTGGAAATCTCGCAACCTTAAAATGATATCCTTCTTGATTAATTGCACTTTACGCTTAATAGTGGTCTTTGACGGTACACTAATGTCCCCTGCTTGGACATCTGCGTCATGTAACGCCAGACTTGAATATTTCAGACCTTCCACTAACGCTTTGATTCTGCCTCCTAAAACGTATAATCTCAATAAAACCTAtcctgtaatttatttgtaatattgaaaCTTGCACAATTTCTGACattgacatttaatttatttataagtaatattgaaACTTGCACaatttttgacattgacatttaACAAGCCATACCAGCTATAAAGAAGTGaaaattcaagaatatattattgggTTATTGCAACCGTAgttaatataacttatttattttatcattaactATGACAGAATGGCTAATTGTTATTTGACGTCCTtcaattatagtaaaatagtaagaaaaaatattttcttacctTCCTGCCTCTTCCAAATATAATGAGGCAAATAAAAGAGCAAAGACTGAATAAACAATACGAAGGGCACCCACTGGTAGTAGGTATGTCGTATGGGCTCATCTTCCTCAAGGTCTGGGCCAATCCCTGGGTGAGGTAGAAGCCCACCTTCAAGTAGACTTTGATTGTAGTGCCGGATCTATACAAATTGTAGAATTATAAgacactatttatttattcataagaagattcacagcacaatacaaaaatagatgaatatatacataacaacatgggccaattataaatcttcacaaatagtttaatttgaatgaatatatataacaagaaggtacctagacatttcaaaaaattttagtgttaaacaaaacaataacaataaacagaaaaacagaatttaatttgttgacaaTGAAAATGAAGTCAATACACTTCATTCATcctggttaaaataattttgtaccagAGCTCTCCTTGCCAAGAGTGTCTGGTCTATCTCTGGTCGTGCCATTGATTCTCGGTTCGCAAATTCTCACGTCCGCGAATGCTTAATGTAAtgcaatgaaatattattacatctttatatatataattctatgtGTACATCACGGACCTCatcttaaacggctggaccgattaaaattaagtttttagtagcgccctggatggtttagattcacaaatcagcccggcagatggcgctgccGACAGTACTTTCATACTATGTTTAATAcctaatcgcttgaaatatcatgcatGGCAACGTCTGCCAGGTCCGCTAGTTCTATATAAGAATCTTTTTTAGCGtttctaaagaaaatattaagacTCAGAGTCGTTctttattagttaaatgttaGTAAACGTTCGCCATTTCATTTATCGCCAAAAATGGTTTAACTgcgatttaaattaaatattatagtctatatattatagtctttatacctttgtatgaaaattacagTTCAATTGTGCCCATATcctatttatgattttaatttacaccagtaccacacacacacagtaccagttttaaaaataattaaaaagctatttgatatgttttaaagatAGAGAtgtatagtttaatattatttgtacggttctatttacattatttggtttatattgataatcaaatatgagtgGAAAGACAGAacagattgcattctatccgccgccaaaaatggattgtcttcgttgggtttggttattgtgatgtagataggagatcgatcgactgtcatgGTCTGATCTCAGTTTGTAATcattcgtttttttttcagattgtGTGGATTTAATTATTGCGTTCGGGCGTTAATATACTTACAATGGTAAACGTAGCCATGAAGAAGCAGTAGGTTTGTATGACATGGGGAGGTACGCCCTGGTCAGAcaagcatttaatatgctcTCCGAAGTACTCTCTTCCACTAACCAAAATCACAAAGCAGAGAAGCATGGTAACAGTCAACTTATAGTGGAGTTTGAAGACGAGATTATCAATTATGGGCTTcgagtattttatttgcattcgTGGTGCTAAAGCCTTTATCGAAGACATAAAGGCAGGCGACgccattttcttttcttcgtGAACTTCTTGATGAGTGAAGTTTCTTCTTTCGTATTggatacaatttatatacccGAATAATTACGTCGAATtgttactatttaatattgaaagtaTAAATTAGAAATCGTTAaccgtaaattaattaataaaacatttcttttaaatttgacgattatttaaatgctaTTCTACTattccttgggattgatttgctccagttcaaatatttatggctGCTTTGCCTTTGGgtgactcaaaacttggcgattaaaaagaatagcGGAGAACTTCTTatcagttcttcttgcccgctctatgcccttgacttgcgaactggtaaatgtaaatttagaatcaatttaataaattttcttatgacgttcataagtgtacttggtttCCTATATGAATACCATTATTCTGTCTTTAATGTGGAATGTTCTAAGCAAGCACACTGTATAGAGACAATATTagctactattattttattgctaatCCAACCAAtctctgaaataaataaaatattgtctcTGTGTGCCACTTGTACTTATAAACACAATCACACACACAAATTACGTTGGATCGGACTCTTCCGTAAACGCTTTTCACTTTCacatatcttattttattacttaatatatataaagcacTTTTAAATGTTCAAAGATAGTCagatttaatacttaaaaaatcttagGATGGCTAAGCAACAAAGACGTGCTATTATCTTAAAATTCTGTTGAAACATGTCCCATCAACGGTGATAAACAATCTtgttaaatgattaattatttgctTCACCTACTTTTTAGCAGCAAACTGTCTCCTCTAATGTTGACGCAtctaatattttcatcaaGAGCGTATTCGTAATATGAAAAGTAACTTTTGAAGTTCAACAACACATTTTTCATTTAGGAATCTTTCAACCGTATGCAACAACATACGCACAATTTctttagatagtctagtacggggaaatcgCAGCCTGCGTTTATTCCGAGTATACACATTGTGCGTTTGCTCTATTTTAGTaaacttatcactatttttgtatacgtacataatattttgattaatatattgtgaGGGAAGGGAGCTAAGGTaagtatatcatatatatatttatatagctttaaaagttataattaaatataactttaaaaaatatacatatactcttttaaagttatatatcaACCTTCGgtaatagatttaaattggTGCTATCGGTTAATTGCgaaactgaaataatttagCTAACGTGTCATTCCCACCATTTTATCAATTGTAAGGATAATTGTTATTGCTTCTTCTGCGTCGGattctaaaattattcaatttatttatacgtttgCTGTtgctttaaaaaacaaaatggatTAAAAAATAGGTTGAGGCCTACAATCTGCACTTACAAATCACTACAATacgtccatgggcggcggtatcacagatcacttaacatcgggtgaacctcctgcccgtttgccccctgttctattaataaaaaataaataaaaaatacccaAAAACGCTAACGAAATTGTTTCTAATATATTCTAGAACTTAGCCACGGGGCCTTTGGGACAGTCTTAATAATAGAGGCTAGAGGAACAGTACATAATTCTTCCTCCATAAGTTTCTCTCCGGGGCCTCCTACGGGGCCGGATTTAGAGG belongs to Pieris rapae chromosome 2, ilPieRapa1.1, whole genome shotgun sequence and includes:
- the LOC110991854 gene encoding innexin inx7, yielding MASPAFMSSIKALAPRMQIKYSKPIIDNLVFKLHYKLTVTMLLCFVILVSGREYFGEHIKCLSDQGVPPHVIQTYCFFMATFTIIRHYNQSLLEGGLLPHPGIGPDLEEDEPIRHTYYQWVPFVLFIQSLLFYLPHYIWKRQEGGRIKALVEGLKYSSLALHDADVQAGDISVPSKTTIKRKVQLIKKDIILRLQITRSWSYWLVTMEVANLMHIIFEVWLSNVFLHGCYIGLGFNVLSFSGWGDISNPLETIFPKVTKCVFHKYGPSGSIQQHDALCVMALNIIHEKIYVILWFWFLFLFIVSFIAILWRLISYFMYRRSLKFNEAVFHHITRKKLNPCNVVNIVNCCKYGDWLFLSYLAKNLQSATYQELFRSISEEFEKGHDVLTYSHGGAIKQTDDLIEVNYANETLPH